A stretch of Argiope bruennichi chromosome 10, qqArgBrue1.1, whole genome shotgun sequence DNA encodes these proteins:
- the LOC129988563 gene encoding uncharacterized protein LOC129988563 isoform X1 produces MILSLLPPGVSRRAMKRKLSYRFHSIMDEVPPIKYIFRAKSMVKYSFIVQKSLSYLDLSLCEFTKSKRSIKRLKLAHLLNLRVSEKNAIHTEEDCKKRFCINRSVLYDFHLDVSKELETSLRSPVHHQKIRSCSSEKILLNMIDYKDNIHDLCLNRIIAEVLEETEDKVKFIHTVSKLLERMNFLSNECIRVKGLAYLCFQCSDSNIIKDFLTSMNFSVEDFFHLSIHIFERILYHAHRAGYDLWTLPVHQDPIHSSICYCMFVKTEALFQYYSAPRFCEVVYNRIKNGGPSLRICGGAINFPVENGLMTEERHLLILEIALVFALPPSDGLTALQMLWRSIPDPFITFPELTSVLPGVPSPKLIEDITNFTKQITGEDVTEDYQPRRLKHYCRTTIRNILSNNNNNNMQFSTKISELQLPPAVDSYMRLQN; encoded by the exons ATGATACTATCACTATTACCTCCGGGAGTTTCAAGGAGAGCCATGAAAAGAAAACTTAGTTACAGATTTCATTCCATTATGGATGAAGTGCctcctattaaatatatatttcgtgCAAAAAGTATGGTTAAATACAGCTTTATCGTTCAGAAATCTCTTTCATATCTTGATCTTAGCCTTTGTGAATTTACAAAATCCAAAAGATCGATAAAAAGGCTTAAGCTTGCACACTTATTAAACTTAAGAGTAAGTGAGAAAAATGCTATCCATACAGAGGAAGATTGCAAAAAACGATTTTGTATTAATCGTTCTGTGCTTTATGATTTCCATTTAGATGTGTCCAAAGAACTTGAAACAAGCCTTAGAAGTCCTGTGCATCATCAGAAAATTAGATCTTGTTCTTCAGAAAAAATTCTCCTAAATATGATTGATTATAAAGACAATATACATGATCTTTGTTTAAATAGAATCATAGCAGAAGTTCTTGAAGAAACCGAAGACAAAGTAAAATTCATTCACACTGTTTCTAAACTGTTGGAGCGCATGAATTTCCTTTCAAATGAATGCATCCGTGTCAAAGGTTTAGCTTATTTATGTTTCCAATGTTCAGATTCAAATATCATTAAGGATTTTCTTACATCTATGAACTTCAGTGTAGAAGACTTTTTTCATCTTTCGATACATATTTTTGAACGTATTTTATATCATGCACATCGTGCTGGATATGACTTGTGGACACTGCCTGTTCACCAAGATCCAATACATAGTTCCATTTGCTATTGTATGTTTGTGAAGACAGAAGCTCTCTTTCAATATTACAGTGCTCCTAGATTTTGTGAGGTAGtttataacagaattaaaaatggTGGACCCAG tTTGCGCATATGTGGTGGAGCAATAAATTTCCCCGTCGAAAATGGACTGATGACCGAAGAAAGGCATCTTCTGATCTTAGAGATCGCCCTCGTTTTCGCCCTTCCACCCTCGGATGGATTAACTGCTCTGCAAATGTTGTGGAGATCGATTCCTGATCCCTTCATCACTTTCCCTGAATTGACTTCTGTATTACCTGGAGTACCAAGCCCAAAATTAATTGAAGACATCACAAATTTCACGAAACAGATCACGGGAGAAGATGTTACTGAAGACTACCAACCTCGGCGGCTGAAACATTATTGTCGAACAACAATTCGGAATATTCtgagcaacaacaacaataacaacatgCAGTTTTCAACTAAAATCAGCGAGCTACAGTTACCGCCTGCAGTAGACTCCTATATGAGACTTCaaaattga
- the LOC129988563 gene encoding uncharacterized protein LOC129988563 isoform X2, producing the protein MVDPDGMPSLVVWRNISRILRIIFCSSIISLSEAFDSFAHMWWSNKFPRRKWTDDRRKASSDLRDRPRFRPSTLGWINCSANVVEIDS; encoded by the exons atggTGGACCCAG ATGGAATGCCTTCTTTGGTGGTATGGCGGAATATCTCCAGAATACTtcgaataatattttgcagctccattatcTCGCTGAGTGAAGCATTTGATTCA tTTGCGCATATGTGGTGGAGCAATAAATTTCCCCGTCGAAAATGGACTGATGACCGAAGAAAGGCATCTTCTGATCTTAGAGATCGCCCTCGTTTTCGCCCTTCCACCCTCGGATGGATTAACTGCTCTGCAAATGTTGTGGAGATCGATTCCTGA